The Meiothermus sp. genome segment ACACTACGACCCCTCTGAATAAGCTGTACATCGCAATTTTGGGCATTCAACGCGCTTCGACATGTACCACAAAATAAGTTACCTGTAACACGTACCGCAAAAATAAGCTACCTGTGCAACAGCAAGGACACCCCGGCTCTATTGAGTATGAGTAAAAGCCGCGCTGCCCATCTGTTGAGACTTTCTCCATCGGCTAGCGGCGAACCTCGAGCTCGAGCTTCACGTTGCCCCGCCTGGTCTGGCCCAGCACCTTTTTGACCACCAGGCTGCCCAGCCCTTCGGCCAGCAGGGTGTCGCCCTCGGTTAGTTCGTCCTTGGCCGAGGCGGTTTTGCCCCGCAACCTGACCTTGCCCGCCTTGACCCCCTGGGCAAAGTAGGTGCGCGAAACCCCGAAGCCTTTGGCCCCCACCACATCCACCCGCAGGCTGGGCACCACCACGCTGCGGGTGCGCTCGCGCACCTGGGGCAACTGCTCAGGGGTGGCGAGCTGGGCCTCGAGGCCGGCCTCTTGCAGGATTTTGAGCCCTTTGGGCAGCGTCGCCAGGAAAAAGCCCTCTTGGGTCTCTTCCAGGTCGCCCAAGAGACCCGGCTCCAATAGGGTCCGGAGTTTGTCTTCCAGGGCCTCGAGGTCGCCCTCAAAGCGCAATAGCAACACCAGGACAGGGTCGGCCACCGCCGGGATATGCTCGGGGAACAGCACCGCCACCCGACGGGAGGCCATCGGCAGGCCCCCAAAGGTCTCGAGGCGAACCCCCTCTTGCTTCGCCAGTCGGCGCAACTCGTCCAGTGCATCGGCCTCCATAAAGGGGGTCTGCACCACCCGTCCCTCCCGGGCTTTTTTCAGGTATTCCTGCATGATCTCCTCCATAGCTTTTCGCAGGTCACAGGTCTCAAGTCGCATGCTGCGTCCAAAAGTAGTTCAACTGGCTGGGGTTCAACTCGAGGTGCCCATATATGTTTGTCACCCCACGGCGAGCATGTATTACGCGGTAACGGTCTATGGTAACTTGAGCAGAATTCGACCTGCCCTTCATGGGGGCGAGCCGATATACTGCTGGACTTTTAACCCCTGGCTATAGGCTATAGACCATCGACCATAGACATCTTTCTTTGCGCTTTCGATTATTTCAACCCCTCCACAGCCCCGCGTACACCCCCCCAAGGGCCATGAGCTCCACATGGGGACCGAGCTCCACAATCCGGCCATTCTCCATGACCACAATCTGGTCGGCGTGCTGCACGGTAGAAAGGCGGTGGGCCACGACCACCACTGTACGGCCCGGACGGACGGCTTCCAAAGCCGCTACCACCTGCCCCTCGCTGTGCTTATCCAGGGCGCTGGTAATCTCGTCGAGCAGGAGAATTTTGGCCTCGCGTAAGAGCGCCGCCGCAATCGCCAGGCGCTGCCGCTGTCCCACCGAGAGCCCGCCCCCTTCTTCATCCAGCAGGGTTTGCAGGCTTACCTCGGGGTGCAGGCCCACAGTCTGCAAGGCTTTTTGCATGGCCTCTGGGATTGCGCCCGGGGCCAGCACCGCCAGGTTTTCCTGTACAGTTCCGGCAAAGAGCATGGGCTCCTGGGGCACCCAGGCCATGCGGGCGCGCAGCCAGGCCGCATCGTAGCTTTGCAGGTCACGTCCGTCCAGCAAAACCTGCCCTTTGCTCGGCGGGTAGAGGCCCAGTAGTACCCGCAGGAGGGTGCTTTTGCCCGCCCCCGAGGGCCCCACAATAGCGGTGAAGGAGCCGGGCTCCAGGCACAGGTTGAGGTTTTGCAGGGTGGCCGCACTGTCCGGATAGCTGTAGCTCAGGTGGCGAAGCTCGAGCCTCCCCTCCAGGGATTCGGGGCGAAGCGCACCCATGGGAGGCGCATAGGGAAGGCCCAGCAACTCCACCACACGGGCCGCCGCCCCTTCGGCCTGGGCAAACCCGGTGCCCACCCGGCTCAAAACTTGCAAGGGGGCAATGGCCAGGGCCAACAAGGTTAGGAACGCAGTCAGATCGCCGGGGGTCATCTGCCCCCGCTGCACCGCACCCACCCCCAGAAAGAGCAGCAGGCCCAAAAGCAAGGTGGTCGCAAGCTGCCCCAGGGGCAGATTCAGGGCCGAAATCAGGCTGCGGGTAAGCCCCAAGCGGTATTGTTGAAGGTTGCTGTGACGAAACCGGGCGCGCATGAAGTCTTCGAGGTGCAAGGCCCGAATCAGCTCCAGGCGCCCAAACCCTTCGGCCATGCGGCCAGCCAACCGCTCCAAGGCAGCCTGGGTACGCCGGCTGTAATGGGTCACCCAGGTTCCAATCCAGCCCAGCAGCAGCGCCATCGGTAATAACACGAGCAGTAGGTACAAGGTGAGTTCGGTGTAGTGGAGCAGGAGTTGCCAGAGCAAAGCTAGAAGCAGAACCCCCTGCCCCAAAAGCCCCCCCAGGCTATAGAACAGAAAACCCTCGAGCTCCTTCAAATCGGCAATGAGCCGCCCCGTCAGCCCACCGGGCGAAGTCGGGAGGGCCATCAGGTGGGTCTTAAGCAGGTGCTCGAAGACCCGCTCCCGCCAGACCGCCGGAACCTTGACCGAAAGGTAGCCCATAAAGGCTTCCAGCGCATACCCGCTCACCACCAATAGCAACAATAGCCCCGCCCCCACCCAGAGCACCTCGCCCAAACGGTCAAACTGTCCTGCCAGCACCTGGTCAAAGAGCGGCTTGACCACCCGGCCCGGCAGCCAGGCTTGCGCCACAGCGGGCAAAACCGCCAGCCCTGCCGCCAGCAGGATGTGCGGCCAAAAAGAGCGCAGGAGTCGGAGGAGGTTCATATAGAGGGGATAGGGGGCAGGGCGATGGAGGCTAAATGCACAGGCGCAAAAACTCGACTTCAGGAGTTGGCCAGCACATACGCCACCAGCTTATCGGCTCCGGGCTCTGCTTCCAGGCGCCCCAGTCTGGCCCGGACTTCCTGGGCCCGCTCCTGGCGCAGCAGTTCCAACCCGGCCAGCGCTACCTCGGTGGGGCTAAAGACCCCGCGTAGCTCTGGGAAAACCCGCTCATTCAGCCACTGGTTCGGCAAGGCCAGGTGGGGAATGCGCGAGACCAGGCCCCGCACAAACCTTTGCTTGAAGGGCCGGGCCCCGGGCAGGCTCAGAAGCCAGTGCCAGAGGCCCTCCAGCGGCAGCATCTCCGGCTTGTGCAAGGGCAACAACACCAGCGAGGGGAGGCCGGCCAGGGCCAGCTCGAGGGTGTTGGTGCCGGGAATGGTAATGGCCAGCGAGGCCTGGCGCATGGCCGCATAGCGCTCAGGTTCATCCAGCACGGCCACCTCGAGGCCATGCAGGGTACGCAAACCTGCCCCTTCCCAGCTAGCCCCCACACCCCCGATGTCCTGCACCCGATGCGCTTGCAAAGCCTCCTCCACAACCGCTTCTGGTAAAAGGCGACTCTTAACCCAGGCAAAACGAAGCTGTGGCTTCTCTTTCGCCATCTGTTCCGCTGCCGCCAGCAAAAACCCCAGCAGGTAGCGGGCTGCAAAAGGGCGGCTGCCCGCAAACAGCAACACATCGGCGGGCTGGGTGGGTTGCCTGGAGGCTTGGTTCAGGGCATCCACCACCAGATTTCCTACCACCACTACGCGGGTAGGATCTACTCCCCGGGCTTGCATGGCGCTTTTGGTGCGCTCAGAGTCGACCAGCACTGCCCGCAGCCCGGGGTGATGGGCCTTGGCATCGAAGGTATAGGAAAAAGCCGGATAGCCGGTAGCCTTGCTCAGCAGAACCGCATCGCGCGGGGCGCCCCCCAGCATCAGCACCAACCCCCGCCCTTTGGCTTTTCCCCGCAGAAGCCTACGGGCCAGCTCCGAGCGCCCCGAGATCGCGTCGAGCTCGAGCGCTTTGGCTTTGGTTTGCTCCGTTCCAGCGGCAAACTGATCCCGGATTAAAAAGAGCTCAATCCAAGCTCCCGGTGCTACTCGTCGCAAGCGCGACAGCACCGGCGGCACCCAGGTCGAAAGTTCGCCAGGGCCGTTGGTCAGGAGCAGGATTTCATCCAGCATGTTGCGCTCGGTTCGGCGTCATTCCAGCATCTAGCCGCAGGTTTTTGCCCAAGCATCGCTATCTGGCTTAAAACTTTATGTGCAGCGTGCTGGACTGCATTACCCCTCAAAACTCGGCTTCCCCCGCACAAAACCCGACAGGTTGCGTTTGGAAGGAGCCGCCAAAAAGGCCTTCAGGGTTCGCACCTCTTCGGTATCGGGCAGGTTGTCGAGGGGCCTGCCTTCGCGTACCGCCCGGAAGGCTTGCTCGAGGGCCCGGTAGCGCTCGCCGCTCACCCCAGCCCGGCGCAAACCCACCGTATTCAGGCGGTAATGCAGCGCCGGGCTGCCCTCCGCTAGCGAAAACGGCAGGACATCCCGGGTGGGTTTGGAGAGGGCCCCCACCATGGCCCGGGTTCCAATGCGTACAAACTGGTGGATGCCAGCCAGCCCCCCCACCACAGCATAATCGCCGATCTCCACATGCCCTGCCACGGCCACGCTCTGGGTCAGAATCACCCCGTTGCCCACCTGGGCATCGTGCCCCACGTGCACATGGCCCATCAGGTAGCAGCCCGAACCCACACGGGTGGGCTGTTCTTCTCTGGTGGAACGGTGCAGTATCACCCCCTCGCGCAAGACCGTGTTGGCCCCCACCTCGAGCCAGGTCTCCTGACCGCGAAAGCTCAGGTCTTGCGGCACCCCCCCCAGCACCGCGTGTGGCCCTACCTTGACGCCTGCCGCCAGCCGCACAAAGGGGTGGATCACCACATGGGCCCCAATCTCGACCCCGGGGCCAATCTCACAGGGTCCCTCAATCACCGCATAGGGCCCTACCTTCACATCGGAGGCCAGCAGGGCCCGGGGCGAGACCACCGCGGTGGGGTGGATGGCCAGCCGACTCACGAGACCGCGCCCCCTGTGTCGGAGCGTAGCACAAAGGTCAGGGTGGCCTCGGCCCGCAGTTCGCCTTCCACCCGGGCCTCGACCCTGACCTTGCCCAATCCCCGCCGGTAGGCCAGCAGTTCCCCTTCTAACATGAGGGTATCGCCTGGGATCACCGGCTTCTTGAAACGGGCCTCCTCAACCCCCACCAAAAACACCAGCCCCCCGGGCCGGTACTCGGGCTGCTGGGTGACTACCGCCACCGAGCCCTGGGCCATGGCCTCGATCAGCAGCACCCCCGGCATGATGGGGTAGCCCGGAAAGTGCCCCTGAAAGTGGGGTTCGTTGAAGGTCACGTTTTTAATGGCCCGAAAGCGCTTCTCGTCGGCTTCCAGAACCCGGTCTATCAGCAAGAAGGGGTAGCGATGGGGCAGAAACTTGAGGATTTCGTAAATGTCCACGGCTTAATACTAAGGGTTTGGCGCAAGGGGAAAAACCATCCCACCGCAGTAGATGACGTTTTTTGGTTTACTTTGGGCTTGCGGCGTTCTGATCGCGTTTCCCACATTTACGCTACACACAGTGCAGCGTAAATTACCCCACACGCCATAACATCCAAAGGATGCTTTGTGGGGTATTCGTGGGAACCGCTCTGAGCTGGCTTTTTAGCGGGTCATTACCGGTTGCAAAGCGTGGGAGAGATCGAGGGCCAGCTCGAGGGCTTGCAGGTCGTCCTCGAGGGTGACCAGCGAAGGCTCTCCCTTTTGAATTCGATCCACAAAGTGCTTGAGCTGGCGGCGCAAGGGATTGTCGTTGTGGATGGCGATGCGCTCGGTCTGTACCTGGGTGCGCCCGTTGGGCTCCACCCGGTCGGGGTCGGGTTGTACTGGTGGCGAGCGGTGCAACGACAGTTCGGTAAACTCGCTATTAAAATCCAGCCGCAGCACCTCACCGGGCTGGGTAATGGTCAGGGAGCGTTCAGCCTGAGGGGAAATCCGGCTGGCCGTAAACAGGGCCCGCGCGCCCGAAGGGAAATCCACCACGGCCTGGGCAAACTCGTCCAGACCTTCTACCTGCCGCCCCACCACGCTGTAGCGCAGCGGTTTTTCCCGCAAAAGCAGCAGCACCAGATCCAGGTCATGGATCATTAGGTCGAGCACCACCCCAATATCGCGTATGCGCCGGTTGTTGCCCATGCGGCGGGCTTCCAGCACCCAGGGGGTGTTGACCATATTCATGAGGTCGCCCACCGCTCGGTAGAAGCGCACAATATGCCCTACCTGCAAAACCACCCCCCGCTGTTCGGCCAGCCGTACCAGCTCCCGCGCCTCCTGCATGGTGCGGGTCATGGGCTTTTCCAGCAGCACATGCACCCCAGCCTCTAAAAACATTCGGGCCTGCTCGTAGTGAAAGGAGGTCGGCGACGCAATCGAGACCGCCTGCACCCTGCCCAGCAGATCCTCCGGGCTGGCATAGGCCGGTACTTCCAGGTCCTGCTCGATGGCAGCCTGGCGAAAAGGATCGGGGTCGGCTACCCCAACCAGCCGAACCCCTGGCAACCCTGCGTAGACCTGCGCGTGGTACGTGCCCATCACCCCCACACCCACAACGCCCACATTTAGCTCCATAGAATCCTCGTAACGTGATGCACAAACCCTGCGTTCCAAGCAGGATGATACACTTAACCCCTATTTACAACCAATTTTTGGGGGGCTGGCCTTTAGCAATGGCTCAGGAAAGTCACAGCCTTGTGAAAAGAAGGCCCCCCAACCCTGAGGGCAGTGGGCCATCCGGCCAAGAAATTAGCTCTGGAGTAGCTTGGCCAGCTCCACATGCAGCCGATGGGAACTGCGGTGCGCCACGAAACGGCCCAGGTAGGGCCGACCGGCCAAGTACAAATCGCCCAGAAAATCCAGGGCCTTGTGCCAGACCGGCTCATGTAGCATACGGGGGGTGTTGACAAAGCTGTGCTCGCTAAAGACCAGGGCATTATCCAGTGAGGCTCCTTTAATGAGCCCGCGGGCCCGCATGGCCTCCACCTCCTGTAAAAAGCCAAATGTGCGGGCCGAGGCCAGCTCTTCCAGCGGCGTGGGTGGGCACTCTACCTGCTGGTAGCCGATTTTGGGATGGGTGAAAAGAATGGTGGTGGTCAGGGAAAAACCTTCGGCTGGCTGGGCCATCGCGCTACTGCGCCCCTCCTCTACCCGGATGGTTCCAGCTACCGAAACCGGTGGGGGGCCCAGCGCTGCAAATCCCTTCAAGGCCGCCAGCCATTCTTGCGCGCTGCCGTCCAGGATGGGAATCTCCGGGCCGGTTACCTCAACTACCAGGCCCTCCCAGATGCCCCGAATGTAGAGGGCTGCCAGCAGGTGTTCAACCGTCATCAAGCGCTGGTGCTGGTAGCCCAGCACCGTGCAGCGCGTAGTATCAATTACTGTAGAAGCCAAAGGGCGAAACTCGAGCCCCCCCACCCGAAAACGCACCGGCCCCTCGGCTGGATGAAACCGTACAGAGCTGGGTTCGCCAGTGTGCAGGCCGATGCCACGAATCGTCATTGGGGTTCCAGTTAAATGGTATAGAGATTATTTTTGCAGCTCCTTCAAGAATTGCCGCAGACTGCGCTCCGCCGTCGCCAACCAGTCCAGCACGGCCAGGCGCCGCCAGTGCTTGCGAAGGGGCTGGGCGGGAATGCCGCCGGCCCAGGTCTCGCCCGGAGGCACGTCTTTCGAAATCCCACTGCCGCCCGTTAGCCTGGCTCCTTTACCTATGCGCACATGGTCGGAGAGCACCACCCACCCGCCCATCAGCACGTCGTCCCCCACGACCGAGCTGCCACCAATCGCGCTACTACCCACCATCACCACACCTTTGCCAATTTGGACGTTGTGGCCAATATCGGTGAGGTCGCCGATTTTGCTGCGGGCCCCGATACGGGTCTCCCCTACCACGCTGCGCTGTACCACGCAGTTGGCCCCCAGCTCGACCCCATCCTCCAAGACCACCCGGCCGGTGTGGGGCAGCCGTTCTCCATTCTGAAACCCAAACCCCACCACCCCCAGGACAGAGCCTGCCCCAATTTTGCAATCCGCGCCAAGCCAGGTATTGCGGTAGAGGGTCACCCGGGGCTCGAGCACCGTCCGGGGGCCCACCTCCACCCCCTCGCCCACATAGCAGTACGGTGCAATTACCGCTCCCGCAGCCACTCGAGCTCCCCGGCACACCAGTACATACGCCCCAACCGAGGCGGTGGGGTCTACCTGAGCCCCGGCTTCGATGGTGGCGCTGGGGTGAACCCCCACACCAGCCCAGGTTTCGCGCTCATCAAAAAGGGCCAGAATCCGCGACCAGGCTTGATGTACCGCCGGCACACGAATCCGACTGATGGTATCTGGGCAAGGGCTGGTTTCGTCCAGTATTAAAGCTGCACCACTGGCCAGGGCAACCTCGAGATACCTCGCCTCGCGCACCACCACCAGCTCGCCCGGCCCGGCCCGGTCGGGGGCTGCCAGGCGCTCAATTTCGAGGTCGGGGCCCTCGAGGCGCCCTCCTATCTCCTGGGCAATTTCAGAAAGCAACATAGTTCAAGCAAATCGATAGCCCTGGAGGGCATCTATGGCCAATGATCCAAAGTCCGTAGTAAGTGATGAAAAGCCCTTAACCTTTTTGGCTTTCAACGCTAGGCGCTCGACCCCTCCGGCTTTCGACCCACCATTACCGCTTTAGTACGTTGTCGGAAGTAACCAGGGCATCCCGCAACACGTGCAGCATGTCGAGGGCCCGGCCCGTGCCCAGCGCCACCGCTTCCACCGCATTTTCGGCCACCACCACCGGTACCCCCGTGGCCTCCTGAAGCAACAGGTCCAGGTTGCGCAGCAAGGCCCCCCCGCCGGTCAGCAAAATGCCCCGGTCGATGATATCGGCCACCAGTTCGGGGGGGGTGGTCTCGAGGACGCTCTTCACGCCCTGGACAATCTTTTCCAGGGGTTCCTTGAGGGCCTCTACCACATCGTCGGTGGTCACTTCGATGCTCTTGGGCAGGCCCGAAATCAGGTCGCGACCACGGACTTCGGCCACCGCACCCTGATCACCAGGCGTACGCTTGGCGGCGCCAATTTTGATCTTGAGCTCTTCCGCCGTGCGTTCTCCGATCAGCAAGTTGTACTTATTACGGATGTAGCGAATGATGGACTCGTCGAACTCGTTACCGGCAATCCGCAGACTGGTGGCGCGCACAATGCCGCCCAGCGAAATCACCGCAATATCGCTGGATCCCCCCCCAATATCCACCACCATGCTGCCGGTCGGTTCAGCAATCTTGATACCAGCCCCGATGGCCGCCGCCAGGGGTTCGTCGATCAGGTAGGCCCGCTTAGCACCGGCTTCCACAATTGCTTGCACCACCGCCCGACGCTCGACCTCGGTTACGCCGGAAGGCACGCCCACCATCACCTGTGGTCTGAAAAAACGCAGGGGGGGCAGAACCTTTTTGATAAAGAGGGTGAGCATCCGCTCAGTTAGGGTATAGTCAGCAATTACACCATCCTTGAGCGGGCGGGCCGCCACGATGTTGCCAGGCGTGCGCCCCAGCATCCGGTAGGCTTCGGCCCCCACTGCCTTGACCTCTTTGGTGTCACTTACCATAGCAATAACCGAAGGTTCGCGCAGTACAATTCCTTTACCACGCACATAAATCAGCACCGAGGCGGTGCCCAGATCAATACCCACATCCTCGCCGCGAAACGAAAACATCCCAGCCATAGCGCTTCATTGTACAGGTTTGCATTAGAAGCGCAAAACACAGCGTCTTGCCGCTAAAGCGGTTCTGGGAAGGAACCCAGCAATCTCCTGGTGCAAAAGACTGTACAGAAGTAATTTTTACCACCAGGATTAGCAGCAAAGATAGAGGGAGCCGCGATAGTTGAACAACCCGTTACCACAAGCCAGGTGCCAAAGACATATCAATCTGCAACAAGATCCGCCCAACCGAAGTAGTGTTGCTGATAGGTATTTGTGGCCTCGAGCCTCATCATGGCAAGTCTTCTGGATAGTTGGCATTAATAAACAAATACCGCCCAAAACGATCTTCTAGCTCGGTCTTGTCCAGCGCCACATGGGGTATGCTCTGTAAAAGGGCCTGCATCTTGAGCTCTCCCGCCCCCAACCTGCGCAACACCTCGGGCTCGAGGGACCTGTGGTACAGCGATCCAAGCGGCTCAAAAAAACCACGCTCGACAGCCACCACAGCCAGGCTTCCGGGCTTTATTTGCGCCAACATAAAATCCCAAAAGCCTGCGTTGAAAAAAGGCTGATCACAGGCTGCAACCGCCACCCAGTCGTGTTTGGCGTGAGCTAGCGCAGCATGAAGCCCGGATAGGGTATCGCCACCCCGCCGAAGATCCTGGTATACCGTCCCAAAGCCAGGGTAGGGGCGGTTGGCCACCACAAAGACCTCCGACGCCCCGCTCATCGACTCCAGCACCCATCCGATCAGGGGCTTACCTCGGTACACATACATAGCCTTATCCTGCCCAAATCGGCTGGAAAGCCCTCCCGCCAACACTGCCCCGCTCCAGGTCGCTG includes the following:
- a CDS encoding RNA-binding protein, with product MRLETCDLRKAMEEIMQEYLKKAREGRVVQTPFMEADALDELRRLAKQEGVRLETFGGLPMASRRVAVLFPEHIPAVADPVLVLLLRFEGDLEALEDKLRTLLEPGLLGDLEETQEGFFLATLPKGLKILQEAGLEAQLATPEQLPQVRERTRSVVVPSLRVDVVGAKGFGVSRTYFAQGVKAGKVRLRGKTASAKDELTEGDTLLAEGLGSLVVKKVLGQTRRGNVKLELEVRR
- a CDS encoding ABC transporter ATP-binding protein is translated as MNLLRLLRSFWPHILLAAGLAVLPAVAQAWLPGRVVKPLFDQVLAGQFDRLGEVLWVGAGLLLLLVVSGYALEAFMGYLSVKVPAVWRERVFEHLLKTHLMALPTSPGGLTGRLIADLKELEGFLFYSLGGLLGQGVLLLALLWQLLLHYTELTLYLLLVLLPMALLLGWIGTWVTHYSRRTQAALERLAGRMAEGFGRLELIRALHLEDFMRARFRHSNLQQYRLGLTRSLISALNLPLGQLATTLLLGLLLFLGVGAVQRGQMTPGDLTAFLTLLALAIAPLQVLSRVGTGFAQAEGAAARVVELLGLPYAPPMGALRPESLEGRLELRHLSYSYPDSAATLQNLNLCLEPGSFTAIVGPSGAGKSTLLRVLLGLYPPSKGQVLLDGRDLQSYDAAWLRARMAWVPQEPMLFAGTVQENLAVLAPGAIPEAMQKALQTVGLHPEVSLQTLLDEEGGGLSVGQRQRLAIAAALLREAKILLLDEITSALDKHSEGQVVAALEAVRPGRTVVVVAHRLSTVQHADQIVVMENGRIVELGPHVELMALGGVYAGLWRG
- a CDS encoding sugar synthetase; the protein is MLDEILLLTNGPGELSTWVPPVLSRLRRVAPGAWIELFLIRDQFAAGTEQTKAKALELDAISGRSELARRLLRGKAKGRGLVLMLGGAPRDAVLLSKATGYPAFSYTFDAKAHHPGLRAVLVDSERTKSAMQARGVDPTRVVVVGNLVVDALNQASRQPTQPADVLLFAGSRPFAARYLLGFLLAAAEQMAKEKPQLRFAWVKSRLLPEAVVEEALQAHRVQDIGGVGASWEGAGLRTLHGLEVAVLDEPERYAAMRQASLAITIPGTNTLELALAGLPSLVLLPLHKPEMLPLEGLWHWLLSLPGARPFKQRFVRGLVSRIPHLALPNQWLNERVFPELRGVFSPTEVALAGLELLRQERAQEVRARLGRLEAEPGADKLVAYVLANS
- the lpxA gene encoding acyl-ACP--UDP-N-acetylglucosamine O-acyltransferase; the protein is MSRLAIHPTAVVSPRALLASDVKVGPYAVIEGPCEIGPGVEIGAHVVIHPFVRLAAGVKVGPHAVLGGVPQDLSFRGQETWLEVGANTVLREGVILHRSTREEQPTRVGSGCYLMGHVHVGHDAQVGNGVILTQSVAVAGHVEIGDYAVVGGLAGIHQFVRIGTRAMVGALSKPTRDVLPFSLAEGSPALHYRLNTVGLRRAGVSGERYRALEQAFRAVREGRPLDNLPDTEEVRTLKAFLAAPSKRNLSGFVRGKPSFEG
- the fabZ gene encoding 3-hydroxyacyl-ACP dehydratase FabZ is translated as MDIYEILKFLPHRYPFLLIDRVLEADEKRFRAIKNVTFNEPHFQGHFPGYPIMPGVLLIEAMAQGSVAVVTQQPEYRPGGLVFLVGVEEARFKKPVIPGDTLMLEGELLAYRRGLGKVRVEARVEGELRAEATLTFVLRSDTGGAVS
- a CDS encoding Gfo/Idh/MocA family protein, which codes for MELNVGVVGVGVMGTYHAQVYAGLPGVRLVGVADPDPFRQAAIEQDLEVPAYASPEDLLGRVQAVSIASPTSFHYEQARMFLEAGVHVLLEKPMTRTMQEARELVRLAEQRGVVLQVGHIVRFYRAVGDLMNMVNTPWVLEARRMGNNRRIRDIGVVLDLMIHDLDLVLLLLREKPLRYSVVGRQVEGLDEFAQAVVDFPSGARALFTASRISPQAERSLTITQPGEVLRLDFNSEFTELSLHRSPPVQPDPDRVEPNGRTQVQTERIAIHNDNPLRRQLKHFVDRIQKGEPSLVTLEDDLQALELALDLSHALQPVMTR
- the lpxC gene encoding UDP-3-O-acyl-N-acetylglucosamine deacetylase; translation: MTIRGIGLHTGEPSSVRFHPAEGPVRFRVGGLEFRPLASTVIDTTRCTVLGYQHQRLMTVEHLLAALYIRGIWEGLVVEVTGPEIPILDGSAQEWLAALKGFAALGPPPVSVAGTIRVEEGRSSAMAQPAEGFSLTTTILFTHPKIGYQQVECPPTPLEELASARTFGFLQEVEAMRARGLIKGASLDNALVFSEHSFVNTPRMLHEPVWHKALDFLGDLYLAGRPYLGRFVAHRSSHRLHVELAKLLQS
- a CDS encoding UDP-3-O-(3-hydroxymyristoyl)glucosamine N-acyltransferase; this translates as MLLSEIAQEIGGRLEGPDLEIERLAAPDRAGPGELVVVREARYLEVALASGAALILDETSPCPDTISRIRVPAVHQAWSRILALFDERETWAGVGVHPSATIEAGAQVDPTASVGAYVLVCRGARVAAGAVIAPYCYVGEGVEVGPRTVLEPRVTLYRNTWLGADCKIGAGSVLGVVGFGFQNGERLPHTGRVVLEDGVELGANCVVQRSVVGETRIGARSKIGDLTDIGHNVQIGKGVVMVGSSAIGGSSVVGDDVLMGGWVVLSDHVRIGKGARLTGGSGISKDVPPGETWAGGIPAQPLRKHWRRLAVLDWLATAERSLRQFLKELQK
- a CDS encoding rod shape-determining protein, translating into MAGMFSFRGEDVGIDLGTASVLIYVRGKGIVLREPSVIAMVSDTKEVKAVGAEAYRMLGRTPGNIVAARPLKDGVIADYTLTERMLTLFIKKVLPPLRFFRPQVMVGVPSGVTEVERRAVVQAIVEAGAKRAYLIDEPLAAAIGAGIKIAEPTGSMVVDIGGGSSDIAVISLGGIVRATSLRIAGNEFDESIIRYIRNKYNLLIGERTAEELKIKIGAAKRTPGDQGAVAEVRGRDLISGLPKSIEVTTDDVVEALKEPLEKIVQGVKSVLETTPPELVADIIDRGILLTGGGALLRNLDLLLQEATGVPVVVAENAVEAVALGTGRALDMLHVLRDALVTSDNVLKR
- a CDS encoding molybdenum cofactor guanylyltransferase, which produces MKPATWSGAVLAGGLSSRFGQDKAMYVYRGKPLIGWVLESMSGASEVFVVANRPYPGFGTVYQDLRRGGDTLSGLHAALAHAKHDWVAVAACDQPFFNAGFWDFMLAQIKPGSLAVVAVERGFFEPLGSLYHRSLEPEVLRRLGAGELKMQALLQSIPHVALDKTELEDRFGRYLFINANYPEDLP